The following is a genomic window from Sebaldella sp. S0638.
ATTTTTCCGGTTAACAATCCGTTATCACATACAAAGCCTAGCACATTTACCCTGTAATCCGGCGGAAGATCTTTTTTTACTATCTGAAGGCTTCCGGCATATCTGCCGTAATGCTTGTTATCTATAGTTACAGTTCCCGTTGTTCTTATCCCTGTATTAAAAGCAGCAGTTTCTCCTGTCTTGTACATTCTTTCCGAACGTATTACATCTTCTGCGGCATCAGACCTCTGTGTATGCTCCTGAAATAAAAAATCCTCATATTTTTCTTTGGCTTCTTTATACAGCAAAACCGGAAGAATCCATTCTCCCTTTTTTATTTTTCCCAAAACTTCCAACTCCTCCCCGCTTGCCATACTATCTCCGATTAATATAACATCTGTTCCGGCATACAGCAATTCCTGCGCACTGGCAAGAATGTGAACATTCCTGTGTGATTCCACAGTGGGAAGCCCTTCGTATAAAGGGCCGCGGCGAAATTTCCCGCTTGGTACAAAAGCCATTGTCTTTAGTCCGGCTTTTTTAAAAAAAGTATTTCTCTCTATCAGAAGTTCCAGCGATATTCCTGTGTTATTTTCTGGGATAATAATGTACATGCTAATTTCAAGGCTTTAAATGCCTTTTTGTCTGCTGTGTGTAGCCTTAAGATTGTGTGATATAATTCCATACATTTTATAGTAAAAAAGTCAGAAGCTAACAAAAACTCCTGATCTTTATTCCCCAAACTCCCTCTGAGGTCATTTTTGTGCCCATAAAACGTTTTTTATGGCAAAGGCTATCTTGTTTGAAGGAATTAAAATGGCTCTGAGAGAAGGAAAGGATAACATCAAATCAATGATGCTATCCCGAATTCTTTACTTAATCTACTAAATATACATTAAAAGGCTTAGAAACTCCTCCTACTGAATATTGTTCAACCTCTTTGCTCCACCATGGAAGAACTGTATTTTCAAAAGTATGAACAATATTTTCTTTTACAACAGGCTCTTCTTGAGTGCGCCACTTTTTTACAAAACCCTAAAATTAGAATTGGATCTCAATGTTATCAATATCTTTGGTAACTTTTTTTATTAAGTTCAATATTTCTTTTAATTCATCTATATATTTATCTTCGATATTATTTAGGAGATATTCTGATGTTATGATGTGAACTTCAGTTATTAATTTTTTCTTCTATCATAAGAGCTAGAAAAACAGATTAAAGTGACTCCCAAAAATTGGACAATTATTTTAAAAATTCTGTTTTATAAGTCTGAATATCTGTTCTGCTGTTTTTTCTACCAGTCTTTGTGCATTTTTTGTATCCATAGCTTCTCCAA
Proteins encoded in this region:
- a CDS encoding MupG family TIM beta-alpha barrel fold protein; its protein translation is MYIIIPENNTGISLELLIERNTFFKKAGLKTMAFVPSGKFRRGPLYEGLPTVESHRNVHILASAQELLYAGTDVILIGDSMASGEELEVLGKIKKGEWILPVLLYKEAKEKYEDFLFQEHTQRSDAAEDVIRSERMYKTGETAAFNTGIRTTGTVTIDNKHYGRYAGSLQIVKKDLPPDYRVNVLGFVCDNGLLTGKIKAGEKFTFYSV